In Kitasatospora sp. NBC_00240, the following are encoded in one genomic region:
- a CDS encoding COX15/CtaA family protein yields the protein MRTPSSLLAERWQPSAVVVRRAALAALVMSIVIVVTGGAVRLSASGLGCTTWPRCTGESLTPTPEMGLHGIIEFTNRMLTYVLCAAVGWAILAARCATPWRRGLTRLGWAQFWLVMSNAVIGGITVLTGLNPYTVAVHLVSAMALVWVALLMWERSKEGDGPPRVSVARPIVQLSYVLVTVIGLLVAAGTLVTGAGHHPGTPKDNRMVPRIPLDYDRLAQVHADLAFVSVGLAVAVLFVFAAVKAPPAARARARELLVVLLAQGVLGFVQYFTDVPEVLVGVHMLGATLTWIAVLRVPLALRVRTDAPAAGPAAVPAPAAAATV from the coding sequence GTGCGTACCCCTTCCTCCCTCCTCGCCGAACGCTGGCAGCCCTCCGCCGTCGTCGTACGGCGGGCCGCGCTCGCCGCGCTGGTGATGAGCATCGTGATCGTGGTCACCGGCGGCGCCGTCCGGCTCAGCGCCTCCGGCCTCGGCTGCACCACCTGGCCGCGCTGCACGGGCGAGAGCCTGACCCCGACGCCCGAGATGGGCCTGCACGGGATCATCGAGTTCACCAACCGGATGCTGACCTACGTGCTGTGCGCGGCGGTCGGCTGGGCGATCCTGGCGGCGCGCTGCGCCACCCCCTGGCGCCGCGGCCTCACCCGGCTCGGCTGGGCCCAGTTCTGGCTGGTGATGAGCAACGCCGTGATCGGCGGCATCACCGTGCTGACCGGCCTCAACCCGTACACGGTGGCCGTGCACCTGGTCTCCGCGATGGCGCTGGTCTGGGTCGCACTGCTGATGTGGGAGCGCTCGAAGGAGGGGGACGGCCCGCCCCGGGTCTCGGTCGCCCGGCCGATCGTCCAGCTCTCGTACGTCCTGGTGACGGTGATCGGACTGCTGGTCGCGGCCGGCACCCTGGTGACCGGCGCGGGCCACCACCCGGGGACACCGAAGGACAACCGGATGGTGCCGCGGATCCCGCTGGACTACGACCGGCTCGCCCAGGTCCACGCCGACCTGGCGTTCGTCTCGGTCGGCCTGGCCGTCGCGGTGCTCTTCGTGTTCGCCGCCGTGAAGGCGCCGCCGGCCGCCCGGGCCCGGGCGCGCGAGCTGCTCGTGGTGCTGCTGGCGCAGGGCGTGCTCGGGTTCGTCCAGTACTTCACCGACGTGCCGGAGGTGCTGGTCGGCGTGCACATGCTGGGCGCCACGCTCACCTGGATCGCCGTGCTGCGCGTACCGCTCGCCCTGCGGGTGCGCACGGACGCGCCCGCCGCCGGCCCGGCGGCGGTGCCGGCCCCCGCGGCCGCCGCCACCGTCTGA
- a CDS encoding GNAT family N-acetyltransferase — MRETQQGAGEWTGADGAVRLEPWAEEDLGLLRLINSPGMTEHLGGPETEEQLLARHRRYVELPGTGRGRMFTVRLGTAPDGPTAGSIGYWETVWRGEKTYETGWSVLPGFQGRGVAVAAARAVIAAVRAEGRHRDLHAFPSVGNPASNAICRRAGFTLLDECGFEYPKGSFMRCNDWYLDLAAQG, encoded by the coding sequence ATGCGGGAGACACAGCAGGGGGCCGGCGAGTGGACCGGGGCCGACGGGGCGGTCCGGCTGGAGCCCTGGGCGGAGGAGGACCTCGGACTGCTGCGCCTGATCAACTCGCCGGGGATGACCGAGCACCTGGGCGGCCCGGAGACCGAGGAGCAGCTGCTCGCCCGGCACCGGCGCTACGTGGAGCTGCCGGGCACCGGTCGCGGGCGGATGTTCACCGTCCGGCTCGGGACGGCCCCTGACGGCCCGACGGCCGGGAGCATCGGGTACTGGGAGACCGTCTGGCGCGGCGAGAAGACCTACGAGACCGGCTGGAGCGTCCTGCCCGGCTTCCAGGGCCGAGGCGTCGCGGTGGCCGCCGCGCGGGCCGTGATCGCCGCCGTGCGGGCCGAGGGGCGGCACCGGGACCTGCACGCCTTCCCCTCGGTCGGCAACCCCGCCTCCAACGCGATCTGCCGCCGGGCCGGGTTCACCCTGCTCGACGAGTGCGGGTTCGAGTACCCGAAGGGCAGCTTCATGCGCTGCAACGACTGGTACCTCGACCTCGCGGCGCAGGGGTGA
- a CDS encoding heme o synthase: MTAVESRPAGVTGATPAHRPFGARVGAFVALTKPRIIELLLITTVPVMFLAQRGVPDPLLVLAVVVGGYLSAGGANALNMYIDRDIDAVMTRTERRPLVTGMVSPREALLFGIALAIGSTLWLGLLVNWLSSALALTALLFYVFVYTLGLKRRTAQNIVWGGIAGCMPVFVGWAAVDNSVSWSALVLFLVIFFWTPPHYWPLSMKVRDDYAKAGVPMLPVIKGNLAVAKQIVAYSWVMVAVSLALWPLADTSLLYPVAAVVLGAAWLKEAHGLYARAKAGLVGAKLKEMRLFHWSITYLTLLFVVIAVDPFLR; encoded by the coding sequence GTGACCGCCGTCGAATCCCGCCCCGCCGGGGTCACCGGTGCGACGCCTGCGCACCGTCCGTTCGGGGCCCGTGTCGGCGCGTTCGTCGCCCTGACCAAGCCCCGGATCATCGAGCTGCTGCTGATCACCACCGTGCCGGTGATGTTCCTGGCGCAGCGCGGCGTCCCGGACCCGCTGCTGGTGCTCGCGGTCGTGGTCGGCGGCTACCTGTCGGCCGGCGGCGCGAACGCCCTCAACATGTACATCGACCGGGACATCGACGCGGTGATGACGCGCACCGAGCGCCGGCCGCTGGTGACCGGCATGGTCTCGCCGCGGGAGGCGCTGCTCTTCGGCATCGCGCTGGCGATCGGCTCGACCCTCTGGCTGGGACTGCTGGTCAACTGGCTGTCCTCCGCGCTCGCGCTGACCGCACTGCTGTTCTACGTGTTCGTCTACACGCTCGGTCTCAAGCGGCGGACGGCCCAGAACATCGTCTGGGGCGGCATCGCCGGCTGCATGCCGGTCTTCGTCGGCTGGGCGGCCGTCGACAACTCGGTCTCCTGGTCCGCGCTGGTGCTCTTCCTGGTCATCTTCTTCTGGACGCCGCCGCACTACTGGCCGCTGTCGATGAAGGTCCGCGACGACTACGCCAAGGCCGGCGTGCCGATGCTGCCGGTGATCAAGGGCAACCTGGCGGTGGCCAAGCAGATCGTCGCCTACTCCTGGGTCATGGTGGCCGTCTCGCTGGCGCTCTGGCCGCTGGCCGACACCAGCCTGCTCTACCCCGTCGCCGCGGTGGTGCTCGGCGCCGCCTGGCTGAAGGAGGCGCACGGCCTGTACGCCCGGGCCAAGGCCGGCCTGGTGGGCGCCAAGCTCAAGGAGATGCGGCTGTTCCACTGGTCGATCACCTACCTGACGCTGCTCTTCGTGGTCATCGCGGTCGACCCCTTCCTCCGCTAG